In one Sesamum indicum cultivar Zhongzhi No. 13 linkage group LG12, S_indicum_v1.0, whole genome shotgun sequence genomic region, the following are encoded:
- the LOC105175783 gene encoding 30-kDa cleavage and polyadenylation specificity factor 30, which yields MDDGEGGLSFDFEGGLDTGPSHPTASVPVIKSSGDANTASAAAANANYPSAVPTPATQAAEGMGGGGRRSFRQTVCRHWLRSLCMKGDACGFLHQYDKSRMPVCRFFRLYGECREQDCVYKHTNEDIKECNMYKLGFCPNGPDCRYRHAKLPGPPPPVEEVLRKIQQSSHNYGNRFFQNRNANYAQQTEKSQFPQGPNEANQVAKGSTTESGNLIRPPQGQLSQQTGNQGQLQNLPNSQQNQASRNATSLPQGTSRYFVVKSCNKENLELSVQQGVWATQRSNEAKLNEAFESVDNVILIFSVNKTRHFQGCAKMTSRIGGSVGGGNWKHTHGSAHYGRNFAVKWLKLGELSFNKTRHLRNPYNENLQVKISRDCQELEPSVGEQLASLLYLEPDSDLMAVSLAAESKREEEKAKGVNLENGNENPDIVPFEENEEEEEDESEEEDESLGQVFGAQGRGRGRGMMWPPHMPLARGARAFHGMRGFPPNLVAGDGFSYGPMNPDGFPMPDPFGMAPRSLGPYAPRFSGDFAGPTSGMMFPVRPSGGFNMMMGPGRPPFMGGMGVGAAPAARANRPLGLAPFYMPPPTQPSQNSNRAKRDQKAPTSDRNEGSAHAKDQEMAGSAGDEGQYQQRAKVQQDHYSAGSSHRNDESDSEDEAPRRSRHGEGKKKRRSLEADSNAV from the exons atggatGACGGAGAAGGGGGTTTAAGCTTTGATTTCGAGGGTGGGCTCGACACGGGTCCCTCTCATCCGACCGCATCCGTACCCGTAATCAAATCATCAGGCGATGCAAACACCGCATCCGCCGCGGCTGCCAATGCCAATTACCCTTCCGCAGTCCCCACGCCGGCGACGCAGGCAGCGGAGGGGATGGGTGGCGGTGGGAGGCGAAGTTTCCGTCAGACGGTGTGCCGGCACTGGCTGCGATCACTGTGCATGAAAGGAGATGCCTGTGGGTTCCTTCATCAGTACGACAAATCGCGGATGCCTGTTTGCCGATTTTTTCGTCTCTACGGAGAGTGCCGCGAGCAGGATTGCGTGTATAAACACACGAATGAGGATATAAAGGAGtgtaatat GTATAAACTAGGATTTTGTCCAAATGGTCCTGATTGTAGATATAGGCATGCGAAACTGCCTGGACCTCCACCTCCCGTTGAAGAGGTTCTTCGGAAGATTCAGCAATCCTCACACAACTATGGCAACAGATTTTTTCAAAACCGTAATGCAAATTATGCCCAGCAGACAGAGAAGTCCCAGTTTCCACAGGGACCAAATGAAGCAAATCAAGTTGCAAAAGGTAGCACGACAGAGTCTGGTAATTTGATTCGTCCCCCACAAGGACAGCTATCTCAGCAGACTGGAAACCAGGGTCAATTACAGAATCTTCCCAATAGCCAGCAAAATCAAGCTAGTAGGAATGCCACATCCCTGCCCCAAGGAACATCTAG GTACTTTGTCGTCAAAAGTTGCAACAAAGAGAATCTGGAGCTGTCTGTACAACAAGGAGTATGGGCAACTCAGAGAAGCAATGAGGCTAAACTTAATGAAGCTTTTGAATCTGTTGATAATGTCATTTTGATCTTTTCAGTCAACAAAACTCGGCATTTTCAG GGTTGTGCAAAGATGACATCCAGAATTGGTGGCTCTGTTGGTGGAGGAAACTGGAAGCATACTCATGGAAGTGCTCATTATGGACGGAATTTTGCTGTCAAATGGTTGAAG CTCGGTGAACTGTCCTTCAACAAGACTCGGCATTTGAGAAACCCGTACAATGAGAACTTACAAGTGAAG ATAAGTAGAGACTGTCAGGAACTGGAGCCTTCTGTTGGTGAGCAGTTGGCATCCTTGCTCTACCTTGAGCCAGACAGTGATCTGATG GCTGTCTCGCTGGCAGCAGAATCAAAGCGAGAAGAGGAGAAGGCAAAGGGAGTAAACCTTGAGAATGGGAATGAAAATCCAGATATTGTACCATTTGAAGAGAAtgaagaggaggaagaagacgaaagtgaagaagaggatgaaagcCTTGGACAGGTTTTCGGAGCTCAAGGAAGGGGAAGAGGAAGGGGAATGATGTGGCCTCCACATATGCCTCTTGCACGTGGTGCCCGTGCTTTCCATGGAATGCGAGGTTTTCCCCCAAATTTGGTTGCCGGTGATGGCTTTTCTTATGGACCAATGAACCCTGATGGTTTTCCCATGCCTGATCCTTTTGGTATGGCTCCCCGCAGCCTGGGCCCATATGCTCCTAGATTCTCTGGTGATTTTGCAGGTCCTACCTCAGGGATGATGTTCCCTGTCCGGCCTTCTGGTGGATTCAACATGATGATGGGTCCAGGAAGGCCTCCTTTCATGGGCGGAATGGGTGTTGGTGCCGCACCTGCAGCAAGAGCTAACCGACCACTTGGTCTAGCCCCATTTTATATGCCACCACCGACACaaccttctcagaattctaatCGAGCTAAGAGAGATCAGAAAGCACCAACTAGTGACAGGAATGAAGGTTCAGCTCATGCGAAGGATCAAGAGATGGCTGGCTCTGCTGGCGATGAAGGTCAGTATCAGCAGAGAGCAAAAGTTCAACAGGATCATTATAGCGCTGGAAGCAGCCACAGGAATGATGAAAGTGATAGTGAGGACGAGGCTCCAAGGAGGTCTAGGCATGgagaaggaaagaagaagaggCGCAGCCTGGAGGCAGATTCTAACGCTGTCTGA
- the LOC105175782 gene encoding 187-kDa microtubule-associated protein AIR9 (The sequence of the model RefSeq protein was modified relative to this genomic sequence to represent the inferred CDS: added 43 bases not found in genome assembly), translating into MEVSMVQSSEDPVEMHRNTEPKQSDTKDPLTEPHALQLEEKLPIEGVKKAGKVLKPNATTTPKSTGTGGASKRKIEVKSGGDSSSNEARPTLTKPTMSSASRTSGSVPVTRRSSTGGLPEKQPIMITKRQSTDIGLAAGKRTSSLASEPLRKSLPEIRRTSASLISAKPAIRQSVPETRKSVPISPVPKTPRTPTSSDSSKQDSSKKTSLRSSQLSVSSVKKISSPSLDSTGSSGSIRKSITKVNSLSARSPTVSSGSKSGSLSTSLDRSSTLTGRKKVGTRESRDSRLIMLPQVEAKAGDDVRLDLRGHKIRSLTSSGLNLSQNLEFVYLRDNLLSTLDGIEVLKRVKVLDLSFNDFKGPGFEPLENCKALQQLYLAGNQITSLKSLPELPNLEFLSVAQNKLKSLSMASQPRLQVLAASKNKISTLKGFPCLPALEHLRVEENPILKMSHLEAASILLVGPTLKKFNDRDLSREEIAIAKRYPSHTALCIRGGWELCRPEQAVDSTFKFLLEQWKEQLPSGYLLKHASVDQPFEEDACYCHFEFVRDVTEDSGSALDLKYQWFIGDRTPSNFTVISGACKEIYFPKNDDIGRILKVECTPILGDTEYPTIFAISSPVSPGTGIPKVMKIDVRGELVEGNTIKGYVEVAWCGGTPAKGVASWLRRRWNSSPVVITGAEEEEYQLTLDDIDSCLVYMYTPVTEEGAKGEPQYAITDYVKAAPPSVTDVQVTGDAVEGNTIRGIGKYFGGKEGPSTFEWLREDKDTGEFTLVLTGTNEYTLTKEDVLRRLTFVYTPVNFEGQEGKSMSVVSHTVKQAPPRVTNIKIIGELKEGSKVTVTGIVTGGMEASSRVQWFKTSSSTFEGENGLEPLSTSKIAKAFRIPLGAVGKYIVAKFTPMTPDGEAGEPAYVISDTVVETLPPSLNFLSITGDYSEGGVLTASYGYIGGHEGKSIYNWYLHEVENDLGTIIPEVSGLLQYRVPKDAIGKFISFTCTPVRSDGIVGEPRTCIGQERVRPGSPRLLSLQINGTAIEGTTLNVEKKYWGGEEGESIYRWFRTSSNGTHGEISGATSSSYMLSIDDIGFFISVSCEPIRNDWARGPIVLSEQVGPIVPGPPTCWSLEFHGSLVEGTHLSFIASYSGGLKGDCLYEWFRVKGNGLREKLHVGEFLDLTFNEVGDCVELVYTPVRADGMKGSPKTLVSHPVAPGDPLGVKLVVPDCSEGQEVVPEKRYFGGQEGAGKYIWFRTKNKLHEPALMELANNCENVDIRGQTLTYTPSVEDVGTYLALYWVPTRSDGKCGKPVVSICESPVIPAVPAVSNVCVKKLSSSTYYGEGEYFGGYEGASLFSWYRQSDDGMIVLTEGANSRTYEVTDEDYNYRLLFGYTPVRSDSVVGELRLSEPSDIILPELPRIEMLALTGKAVEGEVLTALEVIPKSENQQLVWGKYKKEVKYQWFFSSETEKEKSFELFPSQRSCSYKIRFEDIGRHLRCECIVTDVFGRSSEPAYAETSSVLPGVPRMDKLEIEGRGFHTNLYAVRGIYSGGKEGKSRIQWLRSMVGSPDLISIPGETGRMYEANVDDVGYRLVAIYTPVRDDGIEGQPVSASTDPIAVEPDVHKEVKQKLDLGSVKFEALCDKDRAAKRVPGMGSLERRILEVNRKRVKVVKPGSKTSFPTTEIRGSYAPPFHVELFRNDQHRLRIVVDSENEVDLMVQTRHLRDVIVLVIRGLAQRFNSTSLNTLLKIEA; encoded by the exons ATGGAGGTTTCAATGGTTCAATCCAGTGAAGATCCAGTGGAGATGCACAGGAATACTGAGCCCAAACAGTCAGACACCAAAGATCCACTGACTGAGCCGCATGCTCTACAGCTAGAGGAAAAACTACCGATTGAGGGTGTGAAGAAAGCCGGTAAAGTGCTGAAACCCAATGCCACAACAACACCTAAGAGCACTGGTACTGGTGGGGCTTctaagagaaaaatagaagtgAAGAGTGGTGGAGACTCTAGTTCAAATGAAGCAAGACCAACATTGACCAAACCAACCATGAGTAGTGCCTCGCGCACTTCGGGATCAGTTCCAGTGACTAGAAGGAGCAGCACTGGTGGTTTACCTGAAAAGCAGCCAATAATGATTACAAAGCGACAGAGTACTGACATCGGTTTAGCAGCAGGTAAAAGAACCAGTTCTTTAGCCTCAGAACCTCTAAGGAAATCTCTTCCAGAAATTCGGAGGACTTCAGCATCGTTAATTAGTGCTAAGCCTGCTATCAGACAGAGTGTTCCAGAAACTCGGAAGTCTGTTCCTATTTCACCTGTTCCCAAAACTCCGAGAACACCTACCAGTTCTGATTCGAGCAAGCAAGATTCGAGTAAGAAGACTTCGCTGAGATCCTCTCAGTTGTCTGTTTCTTCAGTCAAGAAGATTTCTTCTCCATCACTGGATAGCACTGGAAGTAGTGGTTCCATTAGAAAGTCGATTACGAAGGTTAACTCCCTCTCTGCCAGGTCACCCACAGTATCCAGTGGGTCCAAATCTGGTAGTTTGTCAACATCGCTGGACAGAAGTTCCACTCTGACTGGTCGTAAGAAGGTGGGCACTCGAGAAAGTCGGGACTCGCGTCTGATTATGCTCCCTCAAGTTGAAGCGAAAGCTGGTGATGATGTG AGATTGGATCTCCGGGGCCACAAAATACGCAGTCTCACCAGCAGTGGGCTGAACTTGTCACAAAATCTAGAG TTTGTTTATCTCAGAGACAATCTCCTGTCGACATTGGATGGTATTGAAGTCCTGAAACGGGTGAAG GTTCTTGATCTGAGTTTCAATGATTTCAAAGGACCTGGTTTTGAGCCACTTGAGAATTGCAAGGCGCTGCAG CAACTTTATCTCGCTGGAAACCAAATCACATCCTTGAAGAGCCTTCCCGAGCTTCCTAACTTAGAG TTCCTCTCTGTTGCTCAGAATAAGTTAAAATCTCTTTCAATGGCAAGCCAGCCTCGTTTACAG GTGCTAGCAGccagcaaaaataaaatatcaactttGAAAGGCTTCCCATGCTTACCAGCACTTGAG CATTTGCGTGTAGAGGAGAACCCCATACTTAAGATGTCTCATCTGGAAGCTGCTTCTATATTGCTTGTTGGTCCAACCTTGAAAAAGTTCAATGACAGGG ATCTTTCACGAGAGGAGATAGCAATTGCCAAGCGTTATCCTTCACACACTGCCTTGTGCATCCGAGGTGGGTGGGAACTGTGCCGTCCAGAACAGGCTGTAG ATTCTACGTTTAAGTTTCTGCTCGAACAGTGGAAAGAACAACTTCCTTCTGGATACTTGCTTAAACATGCTTCCGTGGACCAACCATTTGAGGAAGATGCTTGCTATTGCCACTTTGAGTTTGTTAGAGAT GGTTCATAGGAGACCGGACTCCTTCAAATTTTACAGTAATTTCCGGCGCATGCAAAGAG ATCTACTTTCCCAAGAATGATGACATTGGCAGAATCTTGAAAGTGGAGTGTACCCCAATACTCGGTGATACTGAATATCCTACTATTTTTGCAATATCTTCGCCAGTTTCTCCAG GCACTGGAATCCCTAAGGTCATGAAGATTGATGTACGTGGAGAGCTGGTGGAGGGAAACACAATTAAAGGGTATGTTGAGGTTGCATGGTGTGGAGGAACTCCAGCGAAAGGTGTTGCTAG TTGGCTTAGGAGGCGGTGGAATAGCAGTCCTGTTGTCATTACTGGggcagaagaagaagagtatCAGCTGACGCTAGACGACATAGATTCATGTttggtatatatgtatacaccAGTTACTGAAGAAGGTGCCAAAGGGGAACCTCAATATGCAATCACTGATTATGTAAAAGCAG CTCCTCCATCTGTCACTGATGTACAAGTTACTGGAGATGCTGTGGAAGGAAATACAATCAGAGGGATAGGCAAGTATTTTGGAGGAAAAGAAGGCCCCAGCACATTTGAGTGGTTGCGTGAGGATAAGGATACTGG AGAATTTACCTTGGTGTTGACGGGTACAAACGAATACACTCTGACAAAAGAAGATGTTTTACGACGACTGACATTTGTTTATACACCTGTCAACTTTGAAG GGCAGGAAGGGAAGTCTATGTCAGTAGTGTCCCATACAGTTAAGCAGG CACCACCAAGAGTAACAAACATTAAGATAATTGGTGAACTGAAGGAGGGAAGTAAGGTAACTGTGACTGGTATTGTTACTGGAGGAATGGAAGCGTCTAGTAGAGTTCAGTGGTTCAAGACCAGTTCTTCTACTTTTGAAGGTGAAAATGGTCTTGAACCATTAAGCACATCCAAAATTGCTAAG GCATTTCGCATACCTTTGGGAGCTGTTGGCAAATACATAGTTGCAAAATTTACACCAATGACTCCAGATGGTGAAGCTGGTGAACCGGCTTATGTGATTTCTGATACAGTTGTTGAGA CTCTTCCCCCTAGTCTCAATTTTTTGTCTATAACTGGTGATTACTCCGAAGGTGGAGTGTTGACAGCATCATATGGTTATATTGGCGGTCATGAGGGGAAGAGTATCTATAATTGGTATCTTCATGAG GTGGAAAATGACTTGGGTACTATAATACCTGAGGTTTCGGGTCTCCTTCAATATCGAGTTCCCAAAGATGCCATTGGTAAATTCATATCTTTTACTTGTACTCCAGTGCGCAGTGATGGTATTGTAGGTGAACCAAGAACTTGTATTGGACAAGAACGTGTTCGTCCAG GAAGCCCAAGACTGCTTTCTTTACAAATTAATGGAACGGCTATTGAAGGCACTACTCTAAAtgttgaaaagaaatattggGGTGGTGAAGAGGGAGAGTCAATTTACCGCTGGTTCCGG ACTAGTTCAAATGGTACTCACGGTGAAATAAGTGGTGCAACTTCTTCATCATACATGCTCTCTATAGATGATATTGGCTTCTTCATATCAGTTTCCTGTGAGCCCATCCGAAATGACTGGGCCCGTGGTCCTATTGTCCTTTCTGAACAAGTTGGACCGATTGTGCCTG GACCCCCAACATGCTGGTCACTTGAATTTCATGGCTCCCTCGTTGAAGGAACGCATTTAAGCTTCATCGCTTCTTATAGTGGAGG GTTGAAGGGAGATTGCTTGTACGAGTGGTTCAGAGTGAAGGGCAATGGTCTGCGAGAGAAACTTCATGTTGGAG AATTTCTAGATTTAACTTTTAATGAAGTGGGAGATTGTGTGGAGCTTGTTTATACACCTGTCCGTGCTGATGGCATGAAGGGCAGCCCAAAGACACTGGTTTCTCATCCTGTTGCTCCTG GGGATCCTCTAGGTGTTAAATTGGTAGTTCCTGATTGCTCTGAGGGCCAGGAAGTGGTCCCTGAAAAAAGGTACTTTGGAGGACAAGAAGGAGCTGGGAAGTATATTTGGTTCAGAACAAAGAATAAGCTTCATGAACCTGCCCTAATGGAACTGGCAAATAATTGTGAAAATGTTGATATACGTGGGCAGACATT AACATATACTCCATCTGTTGAAGATGTGGGGACTTATTTAGCATTGTATTGGGTGCCGACACGGTCAGATGGGAAATGTGGAAAGCCGGTGGTGTCAATTTGTGAGTCTCCAGTTATTCCAG CTGTTCCAGCAGTATCTAATGTTTGTGTGAAGAAGTTGTCTTCAAGCACCTATTATGGAGaaggagaatattttggtGGATATGAAGGAGCAAGCTTATTTAGCTGGTATAGACAATCTGATGATGGAATGATTGTTCTTACTGAAGGAGCTAATTCTAGAACTTATGAAGTCACAGATGAAGATTATAACTACAGATTGTTGTTTGG ATATACGCCAGTTCGTTCAGATTCAGTTGTTGGAGAACTTCGATTATCTGAGCCCAGTGACATAATTTTGCCAG AGTTGCCAAGAATTGAGATGCTAGCTCTCACTGGTAAAGCTGTTGAAGGAGAAGTATTGACTGCTCTTGAAGTTATTCCGAAGAGCGAAAATCAACAGCTTGTTTGGGGAAAGTACAAGAAAGAAGTGAAGTATCAGTG GTTTTTCTCATCTGAAACTGAAAAGGAGAAGTCTTTTGAGCTTTTCCCATCGCAGCGGTCTTGCTCCTATAAAATACGGTTTGAGGACATTGGTCGCCATTTGAGGTGTGAATGCATAGTTACTGATGTGTTTGGAAGATCAAGTGAGCCAGCATATGCTGAAACTTCTTCAGTTTTACCAG GAGTTCCTAGAATGGACAAGCTGGAAATTGAGGGTCGAGGTTTCCACACAAATTTATATGCTGTACGTGGCATTTATAGTGGGGGAAAGGAAGGGAAAAGTAGGATTCAGTGGCTTAGATCAATGGTGGGAAGTCCTGACCTCATCTCTATTCCTG GGGAGACAGGAAGGATGTACGAGGCAAATGTTGATGATGTAGGCTACAGGTTAGTTGCTATTTACACACCGGTAAGAGATGATGGAATTGAGGGACAACCCGTTTCTGCATCAACGGATCCAATTGCAGTTG AGCCTGATGTTCATAAAGAAGTGAAGCAGAAGCTGGATCTTGGATCAGTGAAGTTTGAG GCCCTGTGCGACAAGGATCGGGCTGCTAAAAGG GTTCCTGGAATGGGAAGTCTTGAGAGAAGAATCCTGGAAGTGAATAGAAAAAGAGTCAAGGTTGTAAAACCTGGTTCCAAGACCTCATTTCCAACGACAGAAATTCGTGGAAGTTATGCTCCACCATTCCAT GTTGAGCTATTCCGAAATGATCAACATCGTCTTAGGATTGTTGTTGACAGTGAGAATGAAGTAGATTTGATGGTACAGACCCGACATCTCCGTGATGTCATTGTCCTTGTGATCAGAGGGCTTGCACAGCGTTTCAACAGTACATCACTGAACACTCTTCTCAAAATAGAGGCATAA